Proteins from a single region of Symphalangus syndactylus isolate Jambi chromosome 12, NHGRI_mSymSyn1-v2.1_pri, whole genome shotgun sequence:
- the LOC129468954 gene encoding small ribosomal subunit protein uS17m-like: MSVVHSSIHAKWIVGKVIGTKMQKTAKVRVTRLVLDPYLLKYYNKRKTYFAHDALQQCTVGDTVLLRALPVPQTKHVKHELAEIVFKVGKIINPVTGKPCAGITYIESPLSSETTQLSKNLEDLSISSAQWRGSGRRC; encoded by the coding sequence ATGTCCGtagttcattcatccatccatgccAAGTGGATCGTGGGGAAGGTGATTGGGACAAAAATGCAAAAGACTGCTAAAGTGAGAGTGACCAGGCTTGTTCTGGATCcctatttattaaagtattacaatAAGCGGAAAACCTACTTTGCTCACGACGCTCTTCAGCAGTGCACAGTTGGGGATACTGTGCTTCTCAGAGCTTTACCTGTTCCACAAACAAAGCATGTGAAACATGAACTGGCCGAGATTGTTTTCAAAGTTGGAAAAATCATAAATCCAGTGACAGGAAAGCCCTGTGCAGGAATTACCTACATAGAGAGTCCATTGAGTTCGGAAACCACCCAGCTAAGCAAAAATCTGGAAGACCTCAGTATCTCTTCAGCACAGTGGAGGGGGAGTGGAAGAAGGTGCTAA
- the LOC129468955 gene encoding peptidyl-prolyl cis-trans isomerase A-like, with amino-acid sequence HVFDIAVEGKPLGRVSFELFADKVPKTAENFRALSNVEKRFGYKGSCFHRIIPGFMCQGGDFTCHNGTGGKSTYGEKFDDESFVLKHTHPGILSMANAGPNTNGSQFFICTAKTEWLDGKPVVFGKVKEGMNIVEAMGHFGSRNGKTSKKITIADCGQP; translated from the coding sequence CACGTGTTCGACATCGCTGTGGAGGGCAAGCCCTTGGGCCGCGTCTCCTTCGAGCTGTTTGCAGACAAGGTTCCAAAGACAGCAGAAAACTTTCGTGCTCTGAGCAATGTAGAGAAAAGATTTGGTTATAAAGGTTCCtgctttcacagaattattccaggGTTTATGTGTCAGGGTGGTGACTTCACATGCCATAACGGCACTGGTGGCAAGTCTACCTATGGGGAGAAATTTGATGACGAGAGCTTCGTCCTAAAGCATACACATCCTGGCATCTTGTCCATGGCAAATGCTGGACCCAACACAAATGGTTCCCAGTTTTTCATCTGCACTGCCAAGACTGAGTGGCTGGATGGCAAGCCTGTGGTCTTTGGCAAGGTGAAAGAAGGCATGAATATTGTGGAGGCCATGGGGCACTTTGGGTCCAGGAATGGCAAGACCAGCAAGAAGATCACCATTGCTGACTGTGGACAACCCTAA